A window of Chitinophaga sp. MM2321 contains these coding sequences:
- a CDS encoding TolC family protein, with product MKRAFYLLAVTCGIFLSPHIYAQQSTDSLLTNATLQDCIRYALSHQPVLRQSRIDEAITDRTVKSKLADWYPQINLDYNLQHYMELPTSIFGGNPTKVGVANTSTAQFGLNQNIFTRDLLLATNTARDVRKQSQQSTVRTQIDVVADVSKAYYDILLTSQQIQVLDEDIIRLERSLKDAYNQYQGGVVDKTDYKRATISLNNARAQQKSARELLTAKQAYLQQLMGYPANAGDVPLAYDTAQMATQITGEDTALVANYKDRIEYQLLETQQSLLQANLKYNKWSYLPTVSAFVNYAFAYQNENFSKLYSINYPNSLLGLKLSLPIFQGGKRVHNIKMAELQLQRTQWDFATLRSEINTQYTQAMATYRSNLNDYTTLKDNVEMAMDVYNMLQLQYKEGIKTYLEVLISETELRTAQLSYYNAMYQVLSSKIDLQKALGTLTANY from the coding sequence ATGAAAAGAGCATTTTACCTGTTAGCTGTGACGTGTGGAATATTTTTATCTCCACATATATATGCACAGCAATCTACAGATTCCCTTTTAACCAACGCTACGCTACAGGATTGTATCAGGTACGCGTTATCACATCAGCCGGTATTACGGCAGTCGCGTATTGATGAAGCCATCACGGATAGAACCGTGAAAAGCAAGCTGGCAGATTGGTATCCACAGATCAACCTGGACTATAATCTCCAGCACTACATGGAGTTGCCTACTTCTATTTTTGGTGGCAATCCTACCAAGGTGGGGGTAGCCAATACTTCTACAGCGCAGTTCGGCCTGAATCAGAACATCTTTACGCGGGATCTTTTACTGGCTACCAATACGGCCAGGGATGTACGAAAACAGAGCCAGCAAAGTACCGTACGTACCCAGATTGATGTGGTAGCAGATGTCAGCAAAGCGTATTACGATATCCTGCTCACCTCCCAACAGATCCAGGTGCTGGACGAAGATATTATCCGCCTGGAACGCAGCCTGAAAGATGCGTACAACCAGTATCAGGGTGGGGTGGTAGATAAAACGGATTATAAGCGGGCCACTATTTCGCTCAATAATGCACGCGCACAGCAGAAGTCTGCACGTGAGCTGCTCACCGCCAAGCAGGCCTATCTGCAACAGTTGATGGGGTATCCTGCCAATGCCGGCGATGTGCCGCTGGCCTATGATACTGCACAGATGGCCACACAGATAACCGGAGAAGACACTGCCCTGGTAGCCAATTACAAGGACAGGATCGAATACCAGTTACTGGAAACCCAGCAAAGCCTGCTACAGGCAAATCTGAAATACAATAAGTGGAGTTATCTGCCTACGGTATCAGCATTTGTGAACTATGCTTTTGCTTATCAGAATGAAAACTTCTCCAAATTATACAGCATTAATTATCCTAACTCCCTGTTAGGACTGAAATTATCACTGCCTATTTTCCAGGGTGGTAAAAGGGTGCATAATATCAAGATGGCAGAACTACAGCTGCAACGTACGCAGTGGGATTTTGCCACTTTGAGAAGCGAGATCAATACACAGTATACGCAGGCAATGGCTACTTACAGAAGTAACCTGAATGACTATACGACATTGAAAGATAATGTGGAGATGGCCATGGATGTATACAACATGTTGCAACTACAGTATAAGGAAGGTATCAAAACATACCTGGAAGTATTAATCTCAGAAACGGAATTGCGCACCGCGCAACTGAGCTATTACAATGCTATGTACCAGGTATTATCCAGCAAGATAGACCTGCAGAAAGCATTAGGAACCTTAACAGCTAATTATTAA
- a CDS encoding efflux RND transporter periplasmic adaptor subunit: MKKMNHIVLISAAGVLGFSACNGPAQKGAPVMPPTPVNITEASVAPAVYYDRYPATVVALNHVELRSQVSGFITGIFFKEGEVVQKGKPLYEIDRRKYEAAFHQAEANIASARANYNKAKKDDERYKRLAEQDAIARQILDNAEAALETNRSQLAAAEANLAAVRTDLDYSLIKAPFTGRIGISQVRLGSQVTPGTTLLNTISSENPIAVDFVINESDISRFADIQSKGGAVNDTTFRLQTSDGSEYVHAGKILAIDRGVDNQTGTIRVRIEFNNPDDKLKDGMSCVLNVLNSQSGDRLIIPYKAITEQMGEYFVFVAKDSIAAQQKVHLGPKLRDRVVIMDGIQAGDKIITEGFQRLRDGGRIQIGIPAAQQGEPVKK; encoded by the coding sequence ATGAAAAAAATGAACCACATTGTCTTAATCAGCGCAGCCGGCGTACTTGGCTTTTCCGCCTGCAATGGCCCTGCCCAGAAAGGAGCGCCCGTTATGCCCCCTACACCGGTAAATATTACGGAGGCATCCGTGGCACCGGCCGTTTATTATGACAGATATCCCGCCACTGTGGTAGCCCTGAACCATGTAGAGCTGCGCTCTCAGGTTTCCGGTTTTATCACGGGAATCTTCTTTAAAGAAGGAGAAGTTGTACAGAAGGGCAAGCCCCTGTATGAAATAGACCGCCGCAAATATGAAGCGGCCTTCCACCAGGCAGAAGCAAACATCGCCAGCGCCCGTGCTAATTATAACAAGGCAAAGAAAGATGACGAGCGTTACAAACGCCTGGCAGAACAGGATGCGATAGCACGGCAGATCCTGGACAATGCAGAAGCTGCACTGGAAACTAACCGTAGCCAGCTCGCCGCTGCAGAAGCCAACCTGGCCGCTGTTCGCACCGACCTGGACTACTCCCTTATCAAAGCGCCGTTTACCGGCCGCATTGGTATTTCACAGGTAAGACTGGGCTCTCAGGTGACGCCGGGTACTACGCTGCTGAATACCATTTCCAGTGAAAATCCTATCGCCGTGGATTTCGTGATAAATGAATCGGATATTTCCCGCTTCGCTGATATACAAAGTAAAGGCGGTGCTGTAAATGATACCACTTTCCGTTTGCAAACTTCAGATGGCAGCGAATATGTTCACGCCGGCAAGATCCTGGCCATTGACCGTGGTGTGGATAACCAGACCGGTACGATCAGGGTGAGGATTGAATTTAATAATCCTGACGACAAACTGAAAGACGGGATGAGTTGTGTACTGAACGTATTGAACAGTCAGTCCGGCGACAGGCTGATCATTCCTTACAAAGCCATTACAGAGCAGATGGGTGAATACTTTGTATTTGTGGCAAAAGATAGCATTGCCGCCCAACAGAAAGTACATCTGGGCCCTAAGCTCAGAGACAGGGTTGTGATCATGGATGGCATCCAGGCAGGTGATAAGATCATTACAGAAGGCTTCCAGCGTTTGCGCGATGGCGGCAGGATACAGATCGGTATACCGGCAGCTCAACAGGGCGAACCAGTGAAGAAATAG
- a CDS encoding multidrug efflux RND transporter permease subunit, translating to MIADTFIRRPVTAIVISIVLVLVGILAMMNLPIGQYPEISPPTVQVTGTYTGADAQTVEQTVATPVEVQVNGTPGMTYISTNNTSSGQMSMTVNFEVGTDINIAALDVQNRVGIAQPTLPQEVQRLGLTVRKRNPSILMLVALYSPKGTHDITFLDNYTNVYVKDALLRAKGVGDIFTRADDFSMRIWLKPDKLAEMNVTAEDIRAALAEQNAQITAGSVGAPPQQVGQTFEYNILTKGRLSTAEEFGNVIIKTRPSDGTLVYLKDVARVQLGKFNYAGNNFVDGRRAAYLLVYQAPGSNAIETAANVTEAMEEMKKQFPNDVQYVVPFESVSVVKVSIEEVLHTLVEALLLVVLVVFLFLQSWRATIIPILAIPVSIIATFIFFIPLGFTINTLTLFGFVLAIGIVVDDAIVVVEAVQHNIDHEKMSPKDATTQAMKEISGPVIAIALILAAVFVPVGFIPGIVGRLYQQFAITIAISVLISAFVALSLTPALCILLLKPMHLDKDSKGLNKFFFKFNRWFGHTTSRYSMGVKKSIRFSRLAIVFLLCLFVGTIMLFKAKPSGFIPTEDEGRIYITFDLPESSSTERTLAVMQSIMKDLDSTQGIAHYAALGGLNVVNFATKSNSATIFCQLKPWSERKADSLQIFGLVATLQKKLAKYKEANVVVIPPPAIPGLGSTAGFSFILQQRRNGDIKAFEGVLQNFVAAVNKRPEIARAFSFFTARTPGYQLDIDREKAKKMGVKISDIATALQTYMGSAYINDFTIYGRNFRVVTQADSSYRGDIKNLSQFFVRNSAGTMVPLSTLTSYKVIESAPVISHYNLFRSAEINGNPAPGYSSGDAINALKEVAAQELPDGYGYEFSGLSREELLSGSKTIYIFALSIIFVFLFLAALYESWSVPFSVLLAVPIGAFGAITVLTFLPKLSNNVYAQIGLITLIGLSAKNAILIVEFAKERVDRGMDLVTAAVEAAKLRLRPIIMTSLAFLLGITPLVFSSGAGAEARKTMGWTVLGGMFTATFLAIFIVPVLYVVITRLAYGKEKLRKMKESYQAVPEHDIQGRL from the coding sequence ATGATTGCAGATACTTTTATACGAAGACCCGTCACCGCAATAGTGATATCTATTGTACTGGTACTGGTGGGAATACTGGCGATGATGAATCTGCCCATAGGGCAGTATCCTGAGATCTCCCCGCCAACAGTACAGGTAACAGGTACATATACCGGTGCGGATGCACAAACAGTGGAGCAAACAGTAGCCACACCCGTGGAAGTACAGGTAAATGGTACACCGGGTATGACCTACATCTCCACAAATAATACCAGTAGCGGGCAAATGAGTATGACGGTCAACTTTGAAGTAGGTACCGACATCAACATTGCAGCACTGGATGTGCAGAACCGTGTAGGTATTGCACAACCTACCCTTCCACAGGAAGTACAGCGTTTAGGCCTTACCGTTAGAAAGCGTAATCCCAGTATCCTGATGCTGGTTGCGTTGTACTCACCCAAAGGCACACACGATATTACCTTCCTGGATAACTACACCAACGTATATGTTAAAGATGCGTTGCTGCGTGCAAAAGGAGTGGGTGATATCTTTACCCGTGCGGATGATTTCAGTATGCGTATCTGGCTGAAACCGGATAAGCTGGCAGAAATGAACGTTACGGCAGAAGATATCCGTGCTGCGCTGGCAGAACAGAATGCCCAGATCACTGCGGGTTCTGTAGGTGCGCCGCCACAACAAGTGGGACAAACATTTGAGTATAACATCCTCACCAAAGGCCGCCTGTCTACAGCAGAGGAATTTGGTAACGTCATTATCAAAACACGTCCATCAGACGGAACACTCGTGTACCTGAAAGATGTTGCGCGTGTACAGTTAGGTAAATTCAACTATGCGGGTAATAACTTCGTAGATGGCAGACGTGCTGCTTATCTGCTGGTATACCAGGCGCCGGGCAGTAACGCGATTGAAACAGCCGCCAATGTAACGGAGGCGATGGAAGAGATGAAGAAACAGTTTCCCAACGATGTGCAATACGTAGTGCCGTTTGAATCTGTGTCAGTGGTAAAAGTATCTATCGAAGAGGTATTGCACACCCTGGTGGAAGCATTGCTCCTGGTGGTACTGGTGGTATTCCTCTTCTTACAGAGCTGGCGTGCTACCATCATTCCCATCCTGGCTATCCCGGTATCCATTATTGCTACTTTCATCTTCTTTATACCACTTGGGTTCACCATCAACACGCTGACGTTGTTCGGTTTCGTACTGGCTATCGGTATTGTGGTGGATGATGCCATTGTGGTGGTGGAAGCGGTGCAGCATAATATAGACCATGAGAAGATGTCGCCCAAAGATGCTACCACCCAGGCTATGAAAGAGATTTCCGGCCCGGTAATAGCCATTGCGCTCATCCTGGCAGCGGTGTTTGTACCGGTTGGATTTATACCTGGTATCGTGGGCCGTTTGTATCAGCAGTTCGCCATCACGATCGCCATCTCCGTACTGATCTCTGCTTTTGTGGCATTGTCTTTAACACCGGCTTTATGTATCCTGCTGTTAAAACCAATGCATCTCGACAAGGACTCAAAAGGGCTGAATAAATTCTTCTTTAAATTCAACCGCTGGTTTGGTCATACCACTTCCCGTTATTCGATGGGTGTGAAGAAGAGTATCCGCTTTTCCCGCCTGGCCATTGTATTTCTGCTGTGTCTTTTCGTAGGTACGATCATGTTATTCAAGGCAAAACCTTCCGGGTTTATTCCTACGGAAGATGAAGGACGTATCTATATTACGTTTGATCTGCCGGAATCTTCTTCTACTGAACGTACGTTAGCAGTGATGCAAAGTATTATGAAGGATCTGGACAGTACCCAGGGAATTGCGCACTACGCTGCTTTGGGAGGATTGAACGTTGTAAACTTTGCCACCAAATCGAATAGTGCCACTATCTTTTGCCAGTTGAAACCATGGAGCGAGCGTAAAGCCGACTCCCTGCAGATCTTCGGCCTGGTGGCTACTTTGCAGAAAAAGCTGGCCAAATATAAGGAAGCGAATGTGGTGGTAATTCCACCCCCGGCCATTCCGGGGCTTGGCTCCACTGCCGGTTTCTCTTTCATATTGCAGCAACGCAGAAATGGCGATATCAAAGCATTTGAAGGGGTGTTGCAGAATTTCGTAGCAGCGGTCAACAAACGTCCGGAGATCGCGCGGGCATTCTCGTTCTTCACGGCCCGTACGCCTGGATACCAGTTGGATATCGACCGGGAGAAAGCGAAGAAGATGGGTGTGAAGATCTCTGACATTGCCACCGCCCTGCAAACATACATGGGGAGTGCTTACATCAATGACTTTACTATTTACGGCAGGAACTTCCGTGTGGTAACACAGGCGGATTCCTCCTACCGGGGTGATATTAAAAACCTGAGCCAGTTCTTTGTACGCAACAGCGCAGGAACGATGGTGCCGTTGAGTACCCTCACTTCTTACAAAGTGATAGAAAGTGCGCCGGTGATCTCTCACTACAATCTTTTCCGTTCTGCGGAAATCAATGGTAACCCGGCACCGGGCTATAGTAGTGGTGATGCGATCAACGCCCTTAAAGAAGTGGCGGCACAGGAACTGCCGGATGGTTATGGTTATGAGTTCTCCGGTTTGAGCCGTGAGGAGTTATTATCAGGTTCTAAAACGATCTATATCTTCGCGTTATCCATCATCTTTGTGTTCCTGTTCCTGGCAGCATTGTATGAGAGCTGGTCTGTACCGTTCTCCGTACTGTTGGCAGTACCTATCGGCGCCTTTGGTGCCATTACGGTACTAACGTTCCTGCCTAAACTGAGTAACAACGTATATGCGCAGATCGGTTTGATTACACTGATCGGGTTGTCTGCCAAGAATGCGATCCTGATCGTGGAGTTTGCGAAGGAGCGTGTAGACAGAGGTATGGATCTTGTCACGGCCGCCGTGGAAGCTGCCAAGCTGCGTTTACGTCCCATCATCATGACGTCGCTGGCGTTCCTGTTGGGGATTACGCCATTGGTATTTTCTTCCGGTGCAGGTGCGGAAGCGCGTAAAACAATGGGCTGGACCGTATTAGGTGGTATGTTTACCGCTACCTTCCTGGCAATATTTATTGTACCGGTATTATATGTAGTGATCACTCGTCTGGCCTACGGCAAAGAAAAGCTGAGAAAGATGAAAGAGAGCTACCAGGCAGTGCCGGAGCATGATATACAAGGACGCCTTTAA
- a CDS encoding SdpI family protein, with protein MFLKFVHTTYCNAAIFAGLLFFFMGYFIRRFPPKSTKSWYGYRSFLSTRNPEMWHAANQEAAYMSRRVGLILILTGVACALIFDRQTDWFMYITIGAVVAGTMYMVGYTEWQLSQHFDNEGRERPGDQD; from the coding sequence ATGTTCCTCAAATTCGTGCATACAACGTATTGCAATGCGGCAATTTTTGCAGGATTACTGTTCTTTTTTATGGGTTATTTCATCCGTCGTTTTCCACCTAAAAGCACTAAGTCCTGGTACGGTTACCGTAGTTTCCTTTCTACCCGCAACCCAGAAATGTGGCATGCTGCCAATCAGGAGGCAGCCTATATGTCGCGTCGCGTAGGTTTGATCCTGATCCTCACTGGTGTGGCCTGCGCACTGATCTTCGACCGGCAAACAGACTGGTTCATGTATATTACCATAGGCGCCGTAGTAGCCGGTACCATGTACATGGTAGGCTATACGGAGTGGCAACTATCACAGCATTTTGATAATGAAGGGAGAGAAAGACCAGGGGACCAGGATTAA
- a CDS encoding AsmA-like C-terminal region-containing protein produces MLKKILKIVAITIVVLVLAAIAIPYFFKDKIMATVKTELNKQLTAKVDFKDVDISLFRHFPRLAVGLENLEITGTGDFEGDTLLAVRQIDIALNLMSVIKGDKMDIYNITLSQPRIHAIVHKNGSANWDIMKPDTAQANAADTSSSQFALSLQQYKIEDAYINYDDQEGNMQMIVEGLTHQGKGDFTQDQFTLETNTTADGITFRYGLIPYLSSVKTKLDAAIQIDNNTSTYTLKDGKASLNNLELGLQGLFKLVNDSTYGMDMSFNAPSTNFKDLLSLVPAIYKTDFNKIKTSGTAAFNGYVKGNYSPVQMPAFGLNLSVKDGFFQYPDLPKPVKNIQIAMKISNPDGVPDHTIVDMPTGHLEMDNTPLDLRLLVKTPVSDMYLDGAAKGKLDLSKITEFVKLEGGTTLSGLLDADISAKGNMSAIEKQQYDRFYAAGTLQLSNMLYKSKDYPDGVKVNNLLLQFNPKNVTVKELNGQYMGTNFEANGEVNNLLAYTFKNAPLDGKMNFKADEINLNKWMGTEPAPAAASGKADTAATAPFAVPANLNLGLQATVGKVQYDKADLRNVTGNLLVKDETVTMQQLKANALQGTMEINGSYSTKNSKTNPDIDVAYNVQNLDVQETFNTFNTVQKLMPIGKFLSGKITSQLKMHGKLGKDMSPDLSTLTGDGNLLLIEGFLKQFAPVDQLASTLNISQLKDLSLRDIKNYFAFENGRVKVNPFKITVNGVRMDIAGSHGFDQSLDYTLQLALPRSLMGSAGNNLVNNLVSQAQNKGIPVNLGDSVHLQVLMAGNMLKPSLKTDLRESANSLKAQATELVKNKIDTVKNTVRDSVNQIKNNAINSVKDELKNQLSGKKDSTSQTTGKPLENVGKQAGESVKNTLNGLFKKKAAPAADSSKN; encoded by the coding sequence ATGCTCAAAAAGATCCTGAAAATTGTGGCGATCACAATCGTGGTCTTAGTATTGGCAGCTATAGCCATCCCATATTTTTTTAAAGACAAAATTATGGCCACGGTAAAGACAGAACTGAATAAGCAACTGACGGCCAAAGTGGATTTTAAAGATGTGGATATCAGTTTGTTCCGGCATTTCCCCCGCCTGGCTGTTGGCTTGGAAAACCTGGAGATCACCGGTACCGGCGATTTTGAGGGCGACACCCTCCTGGCCGTCAGGCAGATAGATATTGCCCTCAATCTCATGAGTGTAATAAAGGGAGATAAAATGGACATCTATAACATTACCCTCTCACAGCCACGCATACACGCCATTGTTCATAAAAACGGTAGTGCCAACTGGGACATCATGAAACCGGATACGGCGCAGGCCAATGCGGCAGATACCAGCAGCAGCCAGTTTGCATTAAGCTTACAGCAATATAAGATTGAAGATGCCTACATCAATTATGATGACCAGGAAGGTAATATGCAAATGATCGTGGAGGGTTTGACGCATCAGGGCAAAGGTGATTTTACACAGGATCAGTTCACCCTGGAAACCAACACCACCGCCGATGGCATCACTTTCCGCTATGGACTGATCCCGTATCTCTCCAGCGTAAAAACCAAACTGGATGCCGCTATTCAGATAGATAACAACACCAGTACCTATACGCTGAAAGATGGCAAAGCATCTCTCAACAACCTGGAACTGGGCCTGCAAGGTCTTTTCAAACTGGTAAACGATTCTACCTATGGTATGGATATGAGCTTTAATGCACCTTCTACCAATTTTAAAGATCTGCTGTCGCTCGTACCGGCCATCTACAAAACAGATTTCAACAAAATAAAAACCAGTGGTACCGCTGCTTTCAACGGGTATGTAAAAGGCAACTACTCGCCTGTACAGATGCCGGCCTTTGGTCTGAACCTGTCTGTAAAAGATGGTTTCTTCCAGTATCCTGACCTGCCAAAACCGGTAAAAAATATCCAGATAGCCATGAAGATCAGCAACCCCGATGGTGTACCTGATCATACCATCGTGGATATGCCCACCGGCCACCTGGAAATGGATAACACCCCGCTGGATCTCCGTCTGCTCGTGAAAACACCCGTTTCTGATATGTACCTCGATGGTGCGGCCAAAGGCAAACTGGATCTCTCAAAGATCACCGAATTTGTGAAGCTCGAAGGAGGCACTACCCTCTCCGGCCTGCTGGATGCAGACATTTCCGCCAAAGGCAACATGAGCGCCATAGAAAAGCAGCAGTACGACCGCTTCTATGCTGCCGGTACCCTGCAACTGAGCAATATGCTGTATAAAAGCAAGGACTATCCCGATGGTGTAAAAGTGAATAATCTCTTGCTACAGTTCAATCCAAAAAATGTAACCGTAAAGGAATTGAACGGTCAATACATGGGCACCAACTTTGAAGCCAACGGCGAAGTAAATAACCTGCTCGCCTATACGTTTAAAAACGCGCCCCTGGATGGTAAAATGAACTTCAAGGCAGATGAGATCAACCTCAACAAATGGATGGGCACCGAACCTGCACCAGCCGCCGCCAGCGGTAAGGCAGATACCGCCGCCACAGCGCCTTTTGCGGTACCGGCTAATCTGAACCTGGGCTTACAGGCAACTGTCGGCAAAGTACAATATGATAAAGCGGACCTCCGTAACGTTACCGGCAACCTGCTCGTAAAAGATGAAACGGTTACCATGCAACAGCTGAAAGCCAACGCCCTGCAAGGTACCATGGAAATCAACGGTAGCTACAGCACTAAAAACAGCAAAACAAACCCGGATATCGACGTAGCTTATAACGTTCAAAACCTGGATGTACAGGAAACTTTCAACACTTTCAACACCGTACAGAAACTGATGCCGATAGGTAAATTCCTGTCCGGTAAAATCACTTCCCAGCTGAAGATGCACGGTAAACTGGGAAAAGATATGAGCCCCGACCTCAGCACCCTCACCGGCGATGGCAACCTGCTGCTGATAGAAGGCTTCCTGAAACAGTTTGCGCCGGTAGACCAGCTGGCCAGCACGCTGAATATATCCCAGCTGAAAGACCTTTCGCTGCGCGATATCAAAAACTATTTCGCCTTTGAAAACGGCCGCGTAAAAGTGAATCCGTTTAAAATAACGGTGAATGGCGTACGCATGGATATTGCCGGTTCCCACGGCTTTGACCAGTCGCTGGACTACACCCTGCAACTCGCGCTGCCACGTAGTCTTATGGGTTCTGCGGGCAACAACCTCGTCAACAACCTGGTGTCCCAGGCACAGAATAAAGGGATCCCTGTCAACCTGGGCGACAGCGTTCACCTCCAGGTGCTGATGGCCGGCAATATGCTGAAACCTTCCCTGAAAACCGATCTCCGGGAAAGTGCCAACAGCCTGAAAGCACAAGCCACCGAACTGGTAAAAAACAAAATAGACACCGTAAAAAATACGGTACGTGATAGCGTCAATCAAATCAAGAACAACGCCATCAACTCCGTAAAAGATGAATTAAAAAATCAGCTCAGCGGTAAAAAAGATTCCACTTCCCAGACCACGGGAAAGCCACTTGAAAATGTAGGCAAACAAGCCGGGGAATCCGTGAAGAATACGCTCAACGGGCTATTCAAGAAAAAAGCAGCGCCGGCAGCAGACAGCAGCAAGAATTAA
- a CDS encoding RNA methyltransferase, whose amino-acid sequence MTPERSERLISVLNKRQANLTVVLEDVQDPHNISAVMRTCDAVGIQDIYVITTKAPRHKKWGHRSSSTAERWLTTHQFDDAAACMAALRERYDKILTTHLADDAKSLYDIDFTGSVALVFGNEQNGVSDGVRALADGNFIIPQMGIIKSLNISVACAVSIYEALRQKMQAGHYEQTGLPEKRYKELLTDWGFKEDDL is encoded by the coding sequence ATGACACCAGAAAGAAGCGAGCGGCTGATATCCGTACTGAATAAACGGCAGGCAAATTTAACAGTAGTACTGGAAGACGTACAGGATCCGCACAATATTTCCGCTGTTATGCGTACCTGCGATGCAGTAGGTATCCAGGATATTTATGTGATCACCACCAAGGCGCCCCGGCATAAGAAATGGGGACACCGTAGCAGCAGTACGGCGGAGCGGTGGCTTACCACCCATCAATTTGATGATGCTGCGGCCTGCATGGCAGCATTGCGTGAAAGATATGACAAGATATTAACCACACATCTGGCTGATGATGCAAAGAGCCTTTATGATATTGATTTCACAGGCTCGGTAGCCCTGGTTTTCGGCAATGAACAAAATGGCGTGAGCGATGGTGTAAGAGCATTGGCAGATGGTAATTTTATTATTCCGCAGATGGGGATTATCAAATCGCTCAATATTTCTGTTGCTTGTGCCGTGAGCATTTATGAAGCCTTACGGCAGAAAATGCAGGCAGGACATTATGAGCAGACAGGACTACCGGAAAAGCGATACAAAGAGCTTTTAACGGATTGGGGATTTAAGGAAGATGATTTATAG